A segment of the Arvicanthis niloticus isolate mArvNil1 unplaced genomic scaffold, mArvNil1.pat.X pat_scaffold_192_arrow_ctg1, whole genome shotgun sequence genome:
ATCCTGATGGGATCACCAGCAAAGATGGGGGAGAGCCACATGGTTGCTATTTAAAAGCAACAATTTTCCTACTTATACAGATATtaagatatattatataaaaggcttataattaaaatgatatatattaatatatgattataaaaatttacaaattctGAGATAAGAGTTTACAGTATAAACTTAAGAATTTTTTTGAGATtagagtgcaaaaaaaaaaaaaatcataaagaaaagatTTCTAAGACTGGGAAGTAGAACCTCAGAGGTAAGAGACTTTTGGAAATATAGAGCAGAGcaagtttaaatttaagatatttGAGGATCATTTTTTTGTGGCAATAGAAATTGTTAATGATTTGTGAGCATTTCAAAACCAAGTTTACCAATTTTTGGCCATTGGTTGTACTAAGATCAAGCTGTTGTAATAAAATCTGAGTCagtggaggaacagagaaagggaaTTGCAAAGCAGAACACTGTTGCTGTAAGTTCTAAGAGTGAGGTGTGAGCTGAAGTTTCAGGACTGCAGCCTAGAGCCAGAGATGCCCAGGAGAGAGCAGGAGCGAAGGGAGATGTCCACATGGACCAGAAGGGTTCAGAATAAACcttttgttttaagtttaaagTCACATTTTGCTACAAATTATATAGATTTCAAACCATACCCAATGAGCAATTTACAAATCTTGAGATAAGAGTTTACAGCATAATCTTAGGATATTGTTTTTGGATCTAAGGCCAGAGTCACATGAGGACAAGGTGGGCTAGAGGGAAGCAGTAGTTTAAGAATCCGACTCCAGAATTTGGAATCAAATTCATAAACAAATGATCTGCATACCTTAAGAGGGTTATTTCCAGCAAGCTCTGCAGGTTGTGCTGAACACACCACAGCTGGCCTTCTCCTTTGTTTTTTCCCCTGCTCCCATCTTAACAccgtgggggttgggggttggtgggggaagggcagggagaccagacagaaacaaacaggactcagtgaagaaaaaagaaaaggggaattaGGAATTTTTATGTTCCCCTGATCATTTGGTTAGCGGCTTATCTAAGGGATATATGAAGGCCAAATTTGACTGAAAGGGGCAGATACGTTTAGAGGCTCTTAAGTTGGGCACTTGATGCAGTGGTCAGAGGTTCTCCAAGAAAAATCccaaagggaaagaaggaggtgGATGAAGCAGTTCCCATATGTGAGATAGAGAAGGAGCTCCAAAGCCTGAAGTCCAAGACATCCCAAAGATTTACAGAGGACCAGATAAAAAAGACCCAAGTTGGACAGTGGGTTGTCACTTCACAGTCCAAGGGCCAGGGCTAAAAAACCAAGGAGATGTGGATGCCTGGTACCAGGACtttccaacaaaaccagaaggtGAAAACATGAAGTCTCACCAAAGAGTCAGAGTGGGTACTACACCAGAGACTCAGGGAAGCGTTTACACTGACTGACATGGATCAGTCACCAATCGATGGATGACGAACCATTGTTGGAAGACTGGAGATAAGATATAGGGTCCTAGTGTAGCTCAGACCCACAAGAAGGGAGCACACAGGCACCAGGATATCCTACCGAGTCTTCAGCACCTACTTTAGGATTAGGCAGCACCTGGACCTTGACTAATCCAGGTCAAGGTACACTGCATAAATCATGCCATGCAACAGATCTAATACAAGATTATTGGAGGTGGAGGGAGCAGAGGCCACCTTGCAGTTGGGGTATGGGAaaaagagatacagacagacacacagggagacagacacacagggaaacagagacATGATGTTGAGAGGGACCTTTTAAAGTGTGTGCATGTCACATAGGAAAATATGCAACTCATAGCCACAGTGAAATTTACCACACTTGGCAGTGACAGATGATGGTGTAAGTTCCCACAGGTGAGGTAGAGAGGGAACTTCTGGTGCTAAGATGCTGAAGTGCCACTCAGGGTGGAGCACCTGATTTCCAACACAGAAGATCTATTTGATTCTGTCCACATCACAGACTTGCCAGAAGTATTTCAGAGACTGGAtgtaaaaatcattttgaatttttcaCCATATAAATACATCTCATATTTCTACATGAATACTTCCTACTGTTACCATTAGAAACCAATGGGAAAGACCAAAGACTTAGACTTGACTCAAATGTAGATTGAATTAATTTATTCTTACTGTTAGCAAAAGAACAATTGCCTTAGAGCCAAACATGCTGTGCTGTAAGGAGCTAAAAGAAGAATTTATAAAGATGAGAATCAAAAGTTTACATTATAATTATCTGGAATTCAGGGCTGGACAAGAAAATTGTTTTACACTCCTCAGTTCTTTTTTTGTTCCACTATATAGTAATAAAAAGACCATTTCAATCCTATAGCAATAAGCAAAGATTACAAAAGCAGAAAGCAGGAACAGCATTATTTTACTCTTATCTTACAAGCAGGACACTAAAATATCTTAGGTATTCCAGAGCAAAGATCAATGGCCCTTAAAGGATGCCTCATACCATCTTAAGTTTCCTTAGCGACCCCATGGAAGTTATGTGTAAGTATTATACACGGATGGGGACTATGGGGGAAGTGTCACTAATTGACTGGGATAGAGCAGGCAGTAACACAGTGACATCAGGTTAGGTCTGGCTATGACAATCCCACACTAGAAAGAATTTAATGTATCTAAATACAAGGTTAAGTGCATTAAAGAATGTGTAATATCAAGCAggtaaatcaaaataatttaacattgaaaacaataaaaattatcctTACATATTGGCAAATATTGCAAATGGTGGCcatcaaatagaaagaaaagtataGACACATATTTAACAagttaaaaatattcatattgttaggtttcaaacccaggacaaacAGCTGAAATGCCtgtttaacatatcaaagcagataCTGGCTGCAAGTTCACTCTATATCCTTCAGGACCCTGTTCCAGTGTCCACCTAACTATTTTGGTTATGTAATCTTTTCATCTACTCTCTTTGAGGCACCTGGTACCCCTCTtgcccctctcctttcccctcccttctcttcacaTGGCTCAGGGTCATGTCCATTCTGGACTTTCCCAGATGTTCTTGACCTTGGCTATACTCCCCCACATGTCTATAATAAACTTTTTCCTTCACAATACCTAGAAAAAGTCAtgacctttcctttttatttctagttttcatAGCAGAACAAATTGTTGTCATGTTGATTAGAGGTAAATGGACAATTTCCAATGATGCTATGAGCAAATAAAAGTTTTGCAACTTGAGACCAAGTATTTATTATCATTTCACCAACATACTAGACTTAGCATTCACTGACTACATGTGTGAATtcttaagaataaagaaaaaatagaaaaataaaataaaggattggaaaatgaaaagaaaattttagaagaGTAGAAAGAACTTCATGATGAGTTTGCAAGTATAACTAAATAGtacacaaataagtaaaagacAATCTTGCAAAAACAACCACTGGGGATGTAGTGAACCCAAATCAATGTCCTACTGAGTTGACCTTTATAAGTTTTTTTGATTACCTAACCCCCATAGTTCCTACTTTGCCTCCTATAAGACCACAAGCTTTTGAagtcttttctactttctctatTAGCTATTTCATAGTTATGAACAAATGTCCAGTAAGAAGAAACGTTTGGAATAAAGAGTTTCTTTTGGCTTAAAGTTTGAGAAGATACTTCCATCACTGGAGAAGACATGGTAGCAGGAACATGAAGCTTCTGATCATGTTGCATCAAtatggaagaagcagagagcaaagaagTGTTAGAAAACATCAATGCCTGGTCCAAATGTACAACATAATGGAAAGAAACATAACCTTCCTAAAATTCCAACAACCTTCTGAACAATGCCATCACTAAGCaccaagcattcagacacatgaGCCTGAGAAAGATATTTCACATGAAAAGCACATTAACTGTTAAAATGAATGTTGAGTGCTGCTCTGCctcacgttgggcaccaaaaatgtcaaGAACCACtctagcccacatttgggggccaaaatgtccggGACTGCTCTATCATTGTTGGAacacacactgccaaaagccttgggggctaaactgtcaGGGCCTGCACTGCCCtaagcagctctggtctgtgggtcggggttcagcaagagagagaataaggacagactcgaagaatggagaccagacagagtgtgattcaatcccgtttattcttcagtctctcttcctagtccaagtcccaagtcttgagttcctagtccctagttcctagtccctagtgcctccaagttccaagttacttcttccaagtgataagtgcctaatgtctaataatagttgcctgtctcaagtctttaattccaagttcttcctctaagtgccaaatacttaataatcatttcttctgtctgcctctcaccttttatatgtctcacttctaagccatgcctttaagtcatgcctttaagtcatgcccttaggtcttgtctctaaatctgatctctaagtcatgcctcacacacctttaagtctcacacacccaagggaaaatcctgggtatctaaaacaagatgttatcagagtgtgctcagctgttgtaggttattgtaatcaagtctcttgtcagggtatatggctcaagatggctgcaaggatgatagccgccttctgtcagctccccacaaatgAAGACTTGAAATGAATCACCTTTACAGTGATTTTAGAAAAGACATGGTGTTTGGAGAAAGCTTGGAGCTCATGTAATGCTAACATGGTTTGATGCTAAGAATTCTTGTAATTGAGaattcatatatacaaatatctaCTAAATATTTGCCTATTTAAGTGAAGCTTATACAAATGTGCATGCATTTATCAATGGCaaattaaattgaaattaaaaataaaggggaaaaggtTCTTTTCATATATAACTCCACAAACATAAACTTCAGAaagcagatttttaaaactatttatttcctttacctGTTGTATTTGGATTACAACATTCAGTTAAATCAAGAGAATAATTAAGGAGTCTCCACTGGGTGAGTCCCTGAGGAAGAGCTCCTCAAAATTCCACACTCTGAACTCACAGTGTTTTCCTGAGAGCTAGCCTAGAGGAACAGCATGTCCCCTGGTGCCTGGACGGCTTCAAGTACCATGAACCTAATGAGAGGTTAAAGCATCCTTTGCTTCATATCATTTTTGTGTGAAAGGTCCTTAGCCTTCTTCTTATAAGAAAATCTCACGGGTTGATTCTAGAACAAAGATGCTCTGTCTCTAATATACAATGAAATTTGTTCCTACCAACTAAGATCAGCATCGGTGAGTTAAACTTCTCCAAATTCTATAAGATGCACCTAAGATTTAAGCAGCATGAGCAAGCATCCATATCAGGTATCAAAGGTGTGGCTTCTAATAAAACTTACAACAGCCTTCCTAAAAGAATAGTTTAGGAATAAATGTAAGAAAGTTGTCAGTCACTTCAGTGAGAACATGCAGGCGGCTGTGTACTAAGTTCTTCATTTTCCTATTTGCACAGGAATAAAGTTCTTTCTACCTTTTCTGCTTTCAAAGCCAATgtcgtcctctctctctctccctttctctctctctctctctctctctctctctctctctcactttgaATAGGCTGAAAAATACATGCAGTGAGTTAATCTATGAAAGTCACATGAATTATAGTCACTTCAATGTGCATGATCTGGGCTACCATGAATAAGCACTTCTTGGACTGCCTGTTAAGTTCAGAAGAATTTTAAACCAGGGAAATAACTGTCttaaaattatcaaatattttgtCAAGCAAAGTAGATGGTGTCCTAGAGGAAGAATTTCAAATACCAAACatcaaaattcattttgaaattgaaatTTCAAATATCAAAATATGATTTAGAAAAAATGAAACAGCATAGCCTTACAATATGATTGGTTCTTTGCGAGTAATCTAAGAAATCGTCATTATTAGACCCAGGTTGTTGAGAGGGTTTGATAAGTAATAATGAGTGAAGAGATAGAAGGTCAGTCAGAAAATATCTTGGGGAAGATAATGTTTGGTATACCAAGATTTTTGGATATcacttgtaaaaatgaaattatcaGAAAATGAAGTGTGAAATTAAGAAAGTCATGGTGATTTGTTTCACAGCTCAGCCCAGCATAACTGGAACTGCATAAAGTTGAAGAATGAAACTGCCAAAGATGAAAGAGTCATGTACAACAATGTAACAAGAGGTAATAACTAAAGAAACAATTAGTTGCTTGAATGAAATGTAAAGATGAAAGAGATGTGACAAACAGAGACATGCAGTGGGAGACAGCTAACCATGAATATGAGAATCCGAAGCAAAGAAGCAAGAATAAGGAGACTATAAGAGAATGCTGAGGATGGAACAAGGGCTTTTGTCTAAGATGGATGAGATgtaatatctatatatttaatacagagagagagagagagagagagagtatcatACTGTAACAAAGCAGTCACTGAGATTGAATACAAATGGCTAAAGAGTAGACACTGGCTTTGAAAGCAGAAAAGGTAGAAAGAATTTTATTCCTGTGCAGATAGGAAAATGTAAAACTTAGTGCACAGCTGCCTGCATGTTCTCACTGAAGTGACTGACAACTCTCTTACATTTATTCCGGGTTGTTTCTAATTATTTATAGTGTTTACCTGTAACTGAGTTTTCTATAGTCATCAGAGGAGGCTGCAATATATTACTATTTGTAATGTTCCATGCTAATGTTCCATGTATAAAGGATACTACATGACCTCATTCCCACCGGCTTTATTGAAGTAAAGCAAATTCAGTCATTCAGTTTTTCTAATATTGACAAGTCAGGCTCTATTCTAGAAAATTCTTATGACTTGttgattacatttaaaatttctagTTCCAGCAAATTGCTAAATATTTGTTAGAACTGAATGTTAACTAATCTCAGGGATGACAAGTTCTTCTTGCTATCAGTATTTTCTTCTAACTTTTCTTAAATAGAGTTAAACTTTGAGTCTCAAGAGTGACCATAATGAATGTGAGCTTCAAGACTGGATTCCTCCTCATAGGGTTCTCTGATAAGCGTAACCTTCAGATTTTACATGCAGTGCTCTTTTTGATCACATACCTGTTGGCCATCACGGGCAATCTgctcattatcaccatcatcaccttGGATCAACGTCTACATTCCCCCATGTACTACTTCTTGAAGCACCTCTCTCTTTTGGACCTCTGCTTCATCTCTGTTACTGTTCCTCAGTCCATTGCAAACTCATTCATGGACAATGGTTTCATTTCTCTTGGTCAGTGTATGCTTCAGGTTTTCTTCTTTATAGCTCTTGCCTCATCAGAAGTAGCTATTCTCACAGTGATGTCTTATGACCGGTATGTTGCCATCTGTCGGCCACTACAGTATGAGACAATTATGGGTCCTTATGCCTGTAAGTGTGCAGTGATAGCTGTATGGATGGCTGGAGGACTATCTGGGCTCATACACACAGGTGTTAATTTCTCAATTCCTCTTTGTGGGAAGAAAATTATTCACCAGTTCTTCTGTGACATTCCCCAAATGCTAAAACTAGCTTGTTCTTATGAATTCATTAATGAGATTGCAGTGGCTGCATTTACAACAGCCACAGCCTTTGTCTGTTTGATTGCCATAGTGTTCTCCTATATTCAGATCTTCTCAACTGTAATGAGAATTCCATCAGCTGATAGTCGGACAAAGGTGTTCTCCACCTGTCTACCACATTTGTTTGTAGTCAT
Coding sequences within it:
- the LOC117701692 gene encoding olfactory receptor 14J1-like, coding for MNVSFKTGFLLIGFSDKRNLQILHAVLFLITYLLAITGNLLIITIITLDQRLHSPMYYFLKHLSLLDLCFISVTVPQSIANSFMDNGFISLGQCMLQVFFFIALASSEVAILTVMSYDRYVAICRPLQYETIMGPYACKCAVIAVWMAGGLSGLIHTGVNFSIPLCGKKIIHQFFCDIPQMLKLACSYEFINEIAVAAFTTATAFVCLIAIVFSYIQIFSTVMRIPSADSRTKVFSTCLPHLFVVMFFLSAAGFEFLRPPSDSLSAMDILFSIFYTVIPPTLNPLIYSLRNEAMKAALKKVLSREEFSRRMVYVKAIFNF